A single region of the Vicia villosa cultivar HV-30 ecotype Madison, WI linkage group LG4, Vvil1.0, whole genome shotgun sequence genome encodes:
- the LOC131599925 gene encoding putative F-box protein At3g16210 → MEKSVTQKSNKVSNHIPDDASLSILSKLSIKSLKRFQCVCKQWSILFQNPYFMNIYRNHIIHTNHSDYHDDEVSLILHHAVEVNSSDTPGHGCCSNLYFVSGDRFENMLKFDFSLPFQVLGPVITIIGSTSINGTLCLSTFFNDEKHVVLWNPATDEFNVIPPSPVESSPYRSVVASVHGFGYDQLNDDYKVIRYVEFNSLTCDELYFLGMSWKDPLFRNVSLEPLWEIYSLKSSTWKKLDVDIPMVFCPEISNVLIRFYLDGMCHWCDKFEIDNDGSYFVSFDVSNEVSFTTPLPLDIDDTFDLRSAKRHLVILNESIGLITYSQEMNTLHISVLGEIGVKESWTKLFIIGSLPFVDYPVEAGRNGDLFFVKKDGELACFNLVTQMVTELGVVGSMIHMVIYKRSLLSIRGINK, encoded by the coding sequence ATGGAGAAGTCTGTCACTCAGAAGAGCAATAAGGTTAGCAATCACATACCTGACGATGCTTCACTCTCCATTCTATCAAAACTCTCTATAAAATCTCTCAAGAGATTTCAATGTGTGTGTAAACAATGGTCAATCTTATTTCAAAACCCTTATTTCATGAATATCTACCGCAATCATATCATACATACTAATCATTCTGATTATCATGATGACGAGGTATCTCTCATCTTACATCATGCTGTAGAAGTTAATTCCTCAGATACTCCCGGACACGGATGCTGCTCCAATTTGTATTTCGTTTCTGGGGACAGATTCGAGAACATGCTCAAATTTGATTTTTCACTCCCCTTTCAAGTCCTTGGCCCAGTTATTACTATTATCGGGTCTACAAGTATCAATGGCACTCTTTGTCTCTCTACTTTCTTTAATGATGAGAAACATGTTGTATTGTGGAATCCAGCTACCGACGAATTTAATGTCATTCCTCCTAGTCCTGTTGAGTCCTCTCCTTACCGGTCGGTTGTGGCTTCTGTTCATGGATTTGGTTATGATCAGCTTAACGATGACTATAAGGTGATTCGGTATGTAGAATTTAATAGTCTAACTTGCGATGAATTGTACTTTCTGGGTATGTCGTGGAAAGATCCATTATTCAGAAATGTATCCCTTGAGCCTTTATGGGAGATATATAGTCTAAAAAGCAGCACTTGGAAGAAACTTGATGTTGACATACCTATGGTGTTCTGCCCTGAAATTTCGAATGTCCTTATCCGATTCTACCTGGATGGAATGTGTCATTGGTGTGATAAATTTGAAATAGACAATGATGGATCATATTTTGTTTCATTTGATGTCAGCAATGAGGTGTCTTTTACAACACCCTTGCCCTTAGACATCGATGATACTTTTGATCTTAGATCGGCGAAGAGGCATTTGGTGATATTAAATGAGTCCATTGGTTTGATCACATATAGCCAGGAGATGAATACTCTTCACATATCAGTTTTAGGTGAAATTGGGGTAAAGGAATCGTGGACTAAACTTTTCATTATTGGGTCATTGCCTTTTGTTGACTATCCCGTCGAAGCAGGGAGGAATGGTGACTTATTCTTCGTAAAAAAAGACGGAGAACTAGCTTGTTTTAATTTGGTTACCCAGATGGTTACGGAGCTTGGTGTAGTAGGATCGATGATTCATATGGTGATTTATAAAAGAAGTCTTCTTTCGATAAgaggaataaataaataa
- the LOC131599926 gene encoding F-box/kelch-repeat protein At3g06240-like: protein MEKSVTPRSKRVSNHIPDDVSLSILSKLSLKSLQRFECACKQWSILFENPYFMNTYRNHIIHTNHSHYDYYDDDESLILQHAILIDPVVTPGPTHWSTLYFVSGETFENTFKLNFSLPFQVLGPDINIVGSTSINGTLCLSNLLDDERNVVLWNPITDEFNVIPPSHVESSPYRTFIAIVHGFGYDHLNDDYKVIRYVEFNSLSFCEIYCRDLSEDDPSLDVYEEPVWEIYSLKNHSWKKLDVDMSMVLRPKTGKDLIRFYLDGMCHWWDKIEKDNDGSYFVSFDVSNEVCVTTHMPLEIGDTFDLRSVKRHLVMLNKSIGLISYSEETNTLHVSVLGEIGVKESWTKLFIIGSLPYVDYPVEAGRNGDIFFVKKDGELACFNLDTRTVKELGVEGIMSQMVIYKKKSLLSIRGINK, encoded by the coding sequence ATGGAGAAATCTGTCACCCCAAGGAgcaaaagggttagcaatcacATACCTGATGACGTTTCACTCTCCATTCTATCAAAACTATCTCTAAAATCTCTCCAGAGATTTGAATGTGCATGTAAACAATGGTCAATCTTATTCGAAAACCCTTATTTCATGAATACCTACCGCAATCATATCATACATACAAATCATTCTCATTATGATtactatgatgatgatgaatctcTCATCTTACAACATGCTATACTGATTGACCCCGTAGTTACTCCCGGCCCCACACACTGGTCCACCTTGTATTTCGTTTCTGGTGAGACATTTGAGAACACGTTCAAATTGAATTTTTCACTTCCATTTCAAGTCCTTGGTCCAGATATTAATATTGTCGGGTCTACAAGTATCAATGGCACTCTTTGTCTCTCTAATTTATTGGATGATGAGAGAAATGTTGTATTGTGGAATCCAATTACCGATGAATTCAATGTCATTCCTCCTAGCCATGTCGAGTCCTCACCTTACCGGACTTTTATTGCTATTGTTCATGGATTTGGTTATGATCATCTTAACGATGACTATAAGGTGATTCGCTATGTAGAATTTAATAGCCTATCTTTCTGTGAAATTTACTGTCGGGATTTGTCAGAGGATGATCCATCATTAGATGTATATGAGGAACCGGTATGGGAGATATATAGTCTTAAAAACCACTCTTGGAAGAAACTTGATGTCGACATGTCTATGGTGCTGCGCCCTAAAACTGGGAAAGACCTTATCCGATTCTACTTGGATGGAATGTGTCATTGGTGGGATAAAATTGAAAAAGACAATGATGGATCATATTTTGTTTCATTTGATGTCAGCAATGAGGTGTGTGTTACAACACACATGCCCTTGGAAATCGGTGATACTTTTGATCTTAGATCGGTGAAGAGACATTTGGTGATGTTGAATAAGTCCATTGGTTTGATCTCATATAGTGAGGAGACGAATACTCTTCACGTGTCAGTTTTAGGTGAAATTGGTGTAAAGGAATCGTGGACCAAACTTTTCATTATTGGGTCATTGCCTTATGTTGACTATCCCGTTGAAGCAGGGAGGAATGGTGACATATTCTTCGTTAAAAAAGATGGAGAACTAGCTTGTTTTAATTTGGATACCCGGACTGTTAAGGAGCTTGGTGTAGAGGGAATCATGAGTCAAAtggtaatttataaaaaaaaaagcctTCTTTCGATCAgaggaataaataaataa
- the LOC131599927 gene encoding putative F-box protein At3g16210, protein MEKPVTRKSKKVHNHIPDDASLSILSKLSIKSLKRFECVCKQWSILFENPYFMNTYRNHIIHTNHSHYDYHDHHASLILRHIVEAIPRLEVYLYLVSGERFENRLKLDASLPSKELGQDIIIVGSASINGIFCVTSMEVEEKKIVLWNPLTQEMKVIPPSPIVSIAPAKYFAPQIHGFGYDCVSDDYKVIRYVRFDQRSVMATFDIGLPDEAWSWNERGYDPFWEIYSLRSNSWKKLDIKMNVLRVCFADAEIVRFYMDGMCHWWTKRESVNKCRDKVYLVSFDVSNEVSFTTPMPDDNFALGLVESHLVMLNGYVALISYYIDTASFHISVLGEIGVKESWSKLFIAGPLSNVERPIGAGKKGNIFFKRDRELVCFDLGTGMIDELGVEGDMCQMVIYKESFLSIRGISN, encoded by the coding sequence ATGGAGAAACCTGTAACCCGAAAGAGCAAAAAGGTTCACAATCACATACCTGATGATGCTTCACTCTCCATTCTATCAAAACTATCTATAAAATCTCTCAAGAGATTTGAATGTGTATGTAAACAATGGTCAATCTTATTCGAAAACCCTTACTTCATGAATACCTATCGTAATCATATCATACATACAAATCATTCTCATTATGATTATCATGATCATCATGCATCTCTCATCTTACGCCATATTGTGGAAGCTATTCCACGATTGGAGGTTTATTTGTATTTGGTTTCCGGTGAGAGGTTTGAGAACAGGCTCAAGTTAGATGCATCACTTCCATCTAAAGAGTTAGGCCAAGACATTATAATTGTGGGTTCTGCTAGTATCAATGGCATTTTTTGTGTAACCAGTATGGAAGTGGAAGAGAAAAAAATTGTATTGTGGAATCCTCTCACCCAAGAAATGAAGGTTATTCCTCCTAGTCCTATAGTGTCTATTGCACCGGCTAAATATTTTGCACCGCAAATTCATGGATTTGGTTATGACTGTGTTAGCGATGACTATAAGGTGATTCGATATGTACGGTTTGATCAAAGAAGTGTTATGGCTACTTTTGATATTGGTTTGCCGGATGAAGCTTGGTCCTGGAATGAGAGAGGTTACGACCCTTTTTGGGAGATTTATAGCTTAAGAAGCAACTCGTGGAAGAAACTCGATATTAAAATGAATGTGTTGAGGGTCTGTTTTGCTGATGCAGAAATTGTCCGATTTTACATGGATGGAATGTGTCACTGGTGGACTAAAAGAGAATCAGTTAATAAATGTAGAGATAAAGTATATTTAGTGTCGTTTGATGTCAGTAATGAGGTGAGTTTTACAACACCCATGCCTGATGATAATTTTGCTCTTGGATTGGTGGAGAGTCACTTGGTGATGTTAAATGGTTACGTTGCTTTGATCTCATACTATATAGATACAGCTAGTTTTCACATATCGGTTTTGGGTGAAATTGGTGTGAAGGAATCGTGGAGTAAACTCTTTATTGCTGGACCATTGTCTAATGTAGAGCGTCCTATTGGAGCAGGGAAGAAAggcaatatattttttaaaagagataGGGAACTGGTTTGCTTTGATTTGGGTACCGGAATGATTGATGAACTTGGTGTCGAAGGAGATATGTGTCAGATGGTAATTTATAAGGAAAGTTTTCTTTCCATTAGAGGAATATCTAATTGA